Part of the Candidatus Brocadia sinica JPN1 genome, GGCCAGAATAGAGGAGCTCTTAGCAACCATATCAACATACTTTATCAACCTGGCGCCAGACGAGGTGGATATCGGGATAAACCGTGCGTTGAAAATGATCGGGGAATTCGCTGGTGTTGACCGCAGTTATGTCTTTCTGTACTCGGATGGTGAAGAGAAGATGGACAATTCGCATGAGTGGTGCGCGGAGGGAATTCAACCACAAAAGGAAAACCTGAAAGGAGTTCCTGTTCATCATTTTCCGTGGGGGATGGAGAAACTAAGGCAGTTTGAAACTATTCATATCCCCAGGGTGAGCGAGCTGTCCGATTGTGCAAACGCCGAAAGAGAACTGCTACAATCACAAGATATTCAGTCTTTAGTAATCGTTCCCATGATTTATGGCGGGTCAACTGTTGGACTTCTGGGGTTTGATTCTGTCCGGCGGGAAACAGCATGGACGAGCGAAGATATCACTATGCTGAAAATGGTGGCGGAAATATTTGTTAATGCGTTAGAACACAAACGAATGGAAGAAATGTTGCGAAAAGCAAACAGTGAATTAGAAATGCGCGTTCTTGAACGGACTGTCGAACTTTCAAATGCCAATGAACTTCTCAAAGAGGAGATTGCTGAACATAAAAAGGCGAAGGATGAATTAAGGAAATATGAAATACTCATTTCTGAAATAAGTGATTTGCCGTATATTTGTGATGCAAGCGGAAACGTATTATTTGTAAATCGCACCTTTAAAAAACTTACCGGTCACAAACCTGAAGAATTTATCGGAAAGCCATTCGCACCTCTTTTCGACGAAGAGAATCTGAAAAAAGCAATGGATTTCTATGCAAGGACATTGAATGGAGAAAGTTTGGAATTTGAGCTTCTTTTCAAAGATACTGGTATATTATGTGAATATAAGAATCTTCCTTTGAGAGATGAGAATGGAAATATAATTGGAGTTATTGGTATTGCCAGAGATATCACCGAGCGTCAAAGAATGATTAATGCCTTGCGTCAGGCAAAAGTTTATGCTGAAAATCTTATTGAGACCGCCAATGTAATGGTTGTAGGGCTGGATGTGATGGGGAATATTCAGATATTTAACAAGGCCGCCGAAGAAATTACGGGTTATAAAAAAGTCGAGGTTCGTGGTAAAAATTGGTTTGAAATAATTGGTCCCAGGGATAAACATCCCCATGTGTGGCTGGATTTTACCAAATGGCAGTCAGGTGGTCAGTTGATCAAGGCCTTTGAAAACCACATTTTTACGAAATCCGGTAGAAAGAGATACATTTCATGGCAGAACAGTGAGGTGCGGGAGCAAGGAAAAGTTACGGGAACGATCTCCTTTGGGATCGATATTACCGAGCAAAAGCGAACGAAGGAATTGGTGGAGCGAATGCGTCTGACGGCGTTTGTCAGGGACGTAGGGATTGCCCTTACCGAGGGTAATACCCTGCATGAAATTCTTCGCCATTGCGCAGAGGCCATAGTCAATAATCTCGATGCGGCGTTCGCTCGCATCTGGACACTGAACGAGGAAGAAAACGTGCTGGAATTGCAGGCCAGCGCCGGGATGTACACTCATAGAAATGGTTCCCATAGCAGAATTCCTGTTGGCAAATTCAAGGTCGGACTTATTGCCCGGGAGCGCAAACCTCATTTGACAAACTCCGTTATCGACGATCCATATATCAGCGACAAGAACTGGGTAAAACGGGAAGGAATGGTTGCCTTTGCCGGATATCCCCTGGTTGTACAGGATCGTCTGGTAGGAGTTGTTGCGATGTTTTCCCGCAAATCGTTTAGCGAATTCATCTTCAGGGCTTTAGCCTCTGCATCTGACATAATTGCGCTTGGTATCGCACGGAAGCAAGGGGAGGAAACACTCCGTATGAGTGAAAGGAAGTATAGAATACTGCTTGAAAATCTTCCCCAAAAAATATTTTATAAGGATAAAAATTCAATTTATGTATCCTGTAACGAAAACTATGCCAGGGATTTAAATATCCAACCGGATGAAATTGTTGGCAAGACGGACTATGATTTTTTTCATAAAAATTTAGCTGAAAAGTACATTGCAGATGATAGAAGGATTATGAGGTCAGGACAAACGGAGGATATGGAAGAAAAATACACAAAGGAGGGACGTGAATTGATTGTACATACGGTTAAAACTCCAATAAGAGATGAAAGGGGCGAAATAATAGGCATATTAGGTGTTTTCTGGGATGTTACCGAAAAGGTGGCATTGCAGATGGAGGCTATACGCTCCCGACATCTGGTATCGTTGGGTGAACTGGCGGCAGGTGTGGCTCATGAGATCAACAACCCCATAACGGGTATCATCAACTGTGCCCAGATACTGGTCAACAAAAGTCATAAAGGGAGCAGAGAAAATGACGTTGCTCATCGAATTGTAAAAGAAGGGTACCGCATAGCCAATATAGTAAAGAGTCTTCTCTATTTTGCCAGGCCAACTGACAGGAAAGAGCAAAGGAGCGCTGTTCACGTACGTGAAATATTGTCTGATACGCTCGTTCTGATAGAGGCACAATTAAGAAAGGATAGTATTAAATTAACTCTGAATATTCCCGAAGAACTAACCAGGATAATAGTATACCCTCAGCAGATTCAGCAGGTCTTTTTAAATATCATAAGTAACGCGCGGTATGCCTTGAATTGTAAATATCCAGGAAAACATGACAGAAAAATCCTTGAGATTCGAGCTGAAGAAGTAACCATGAAGAATTGTCCCTCCGTAAAGGTTGCCTTTTATGATCAGGGCACCGGTATACCTGCCAATATCTTAGATAAGGTAATGAATCCATTCTTTACCACGAAACCCCGGGGGAAGGGAACCGGGCTAGGTTTGAGCATCAGCCACGGCGTCATCAGTGATCATGGTGGTCAGCTTCTGATTGATTCGGTCGAAGGGGAGTTTACCGAAGCAGCAGTCATTCTACCGGCAGTGTCAGAACATTGATAGTGTGAATACCCCATTTAAAAAAGATCTTAATAAAATAAGCCCCCCCCCTGCCTGATGTTTTTTTTGAAAAAACCAAAGTGTTGCCAAAACTCCAGAACTCCAGTGCACTTTTGCCAGTCTATCCGGTCCTCCCGGCATGATTCTTGCTCTCATAAAGATAAGGGGAATTTGGGTATTTCTAAGGTGAGATGCTTCACTTCGTTTGGCATGACAGTGAATGTCCTGTCGTGTGAAAATGAATCTAAGTTGTTATGGTAAGGAGGAAAGGCTGATGGCAAGAATTCTTGTAATCGACGATGAAGAGAATATCAGATTTACCTTTGAAAGCTTCCTTTCAGACGAGGGGCATGAGGTGACAACTGCCGGGGACTATGACGAGGCATTGACAATACTTGATAAATCTGATTTTGATTTGATATTTGCAGACATTGTTTTGGGCGATAAAAGTGGTATAGACATCCTGAAATATATTAAGAAAAAAAATCTCACCTGTCCGGTGGTCGTGATTACAGGCGCCCCCGACATTGAGACTGCTTCGGATGCACTTCGGCTCGGCGCCTTCGACTACATTCCTAAGCCTGTACTACAAAATACCTTATTGCGTATTACAAAAGTGGCATTACAACATAAAGCACTGGCAGATGAAAAGGAGAAATATCGAACGAACCTTGAGGCGATATTCAGGAGTGTAAAAGATGCAATTATTACCGTCGATAAGGATTTGTTCGTAGTCGAATTAAATGAAGCAGCCAAAAACATTTGTAACTTATCTCGTGATTCTATTGGGAAATCGCTGAGTTTGCTTCAGAGACATTGTGATGAGAAGTGTCTCGATTCCCTTAAAGAAACCATCAAGACAAAGCAACCCATTGAAATTTGTAATCTCGAATGTAAACACAACTCTCATCCACAGCAGGTTGTAAGCATCGCTAGCTATCCGCTTTTGGATAATAAAGGCATCTTTTCCGGGGCGGTACTAGTGGTAAAAGACGATACGCATCTTGTTGATCTGGAAAGAGATATGAGAGAACGCCGGAAATTCTACAATATTATAGGAAAAAGTGAGAAGATGCAGGCAATTTACTCTTTGATAGAAGACCTTGCTGATGTGCAGACTACAGTGCTGGTAACGGGAGAAAGCGGGACAGGTAAAGAGCTGATAGCCGAGGCGCTTCATTACACCGGAGAACGCAGCCACAAACCTCTGGTCAAAGTAAACTGCTCGGCTTTATCGGAGAATTTACTTGAAAGCGAACTCTTTGGCCATGTTAAGGGCGCCTTTACTGGCGCTGCTCAGAATAGGGCTGGCAGATTTCAGAAGGCAGATGGTGGAACCATATTTTTGGATGAAATTGGTGACATATCTCCCAGGATACAACTTCAGTTATTAAGAGTGTTACAGGAAAAAGAATTTGAGCGTGTTGGTGACTCTAATCCCATCAAAGTGGATGTCAGAGTCGTTGCCGCTACGAACCAGAATCTTCGGGAAAAAGTGAAGTGCGGCGAATTTCGGGAAGATCTGTATTACCGGCTTAAAGTAGTGGAAATGAATCTGCCGCCATTAAGGGAGAGGCTGGAAGATATACCGCAGCTTGTAAATCATTTTTTAAAAAAGTTCAATAAAAAGTTAGACAAGGATATTGTAGCAATATCTGCTGATGTCCAAAAAATATTTATGAATTATTCATGGCCAGGTAATATCCGGGAACTGGAACATACCATGGAGCATGCATTTATCCTCTGCCATCACAACATTATTACGGTAGACCATCTACCACTTGCTTTTAAAGACGTAATGGGAACTAAATCTTTTTTGTCAAAAGATTTAAGGCCTGATGAATCAAATATTATCCTTCGAGCGCTTGAACAATCTGCATGGAATAAAGCCAGGGCTGCAAGACTGTTGGGCATGAGTAGGCGTACTATTTATCGAAAAATGAAAGAGTACAACATAGGGTTACAAGATAAATGATACGATAACTTCTTGTAGTATCTTCTCTCCTTTTTTACAGCATCTTTCCTGTTTTATTATGTGCCATGACACACTTGTGTGACGTCACACAAGTGTGTCATGGCACACTTTTTAAATGGTTCGAATGAATTCAGAACCTCCCTATCGTTATTTTTTTTATTCCCCTCATCGTTAAAATCCCAATACTATTGCGTTAATCGGCCATTGGCTGTTACATCAGTTAACTCTATTACAGCTTCCCCATACATGGGGAGGCAGGAGGGGAAACTCCTTACCATTGAAATAGTTGCAAAACTTTTCAACTGCCTTCTCGCAAAGGTAGTAAAATTATTCCCGCAGTCTTTGGCATGCATTTTGATTATATAGGATGATAGGACAGATTTTATAAATAACTTTTTGATAAAGAGGGAGGGTAAAGGATGTCCATTTTTTTTACTTTTTTGATAATCAGCATCTTAATTTCTGTAGCAGCTGTTGTACTCCTCTAAGACTTGCAAAATAAAAAATTATGATGGTGTTCGTTGTTGCTGCAAAACGGCCACATTCGTACAAATGTGTACAATGGATTGAGCAAAGGTTGTTTCCTTTGCACAGTAAAATGGCTGGCATATTTTAATTTTTCAACTCAAAACTGAAGTAAAGACACCGGAAACGCGTTAATTTTACTATTGGGATGGAGGGTTGCTGAAGTGGAAATGTCAAAGATTGTTTATAAATTGATGGAAAATGAGCTGATGAGATTGTTATTTTCCGGAGTAACCGACCTTACCTACATTTATGATACAGAGGGAAATGTTTTGTTTGTCAATAAAGTATTTGAAAAATTTACTGGTCAGAGACCAGAGGAATTTTACGGAAAGCCATTCGCAACCCTTTTTGACGAAGATAACTTAAAAAAAGCGATGGATGCCTACGCGAGTACTTTAAAAGGTGAGAGTCCGCAGTATGAACTCTATTTTAAGAATACAAAGATATTATGTGAGTATAGAAATTTTCCGTTGAGGGATGAGAAAGGGAAGCTTATTGGAGTTATGGGGATAGCCAGGGATATTACGGCTCGTAAACAGGCTGAAGAAGGCTTGCGTGTGCTGAACGAATCTTTAGAAAAAAGAATGCTTGAGCATTCATCAAGGCTTATGGAGTTGAATGAAGAATTAATGGGAGAAATTGATGCCCGGAAACGACAGGAGAGTGAATCGAAACAAAGTATTGTGAAACTACAAAAGTCTTTAAGAGGTATTATTCAGACTTTGGCGCTAACAGTTGAGTCGAGGGATCCTTATTCAGCCGGACATCAGAAACGGGTAGCCCACCTGGCTTGTTGTATAGCGGAAGAAATGGGTCTTTCAAAAGACAGGATTGCTGGGGTTCGTTTGGCTGCATTGCTTCATGATATCGGGAAAATATCTGTACCTGATGAAATTCTCAATAAGCCCGGCCAGCTTACTGATGCTGAATTGAGCGTAATCAGGGACCATGCACAGGTAGGTTATGACTTATTGAAGGAAATAGAATTTCCATGGTCGGTTGCCCAAATCGTGCTTCAACACCATGAAAGGATTAACGGCTCCGGGTATCCTTTTGGCCTGCCAGGGAAAGATATCCTCCCAGAAACAAAAATTCTCAGTGTCGCCGACGTAATTGATGCTATGACTTCTCCCCGGCCTTACAGGCAGTCC contains:
- a CDS encoding HD domain-containing phosphohydrolase, whose protein sequence is MSKIVYKLMENELMRLLFSGVTDLTYIYDTEGNVLFVNKVFEKFTGQRPEEFYGKPFATLFDEDNLKKAMDAYASTLKGESPQYELYFKNTKILCEYRNFPLRDEKGKLIGVMGIARDITARKQAEEGLRVLNESLEKRMLEHSSRLMELNEELMGEIDARKRQESESKQSIVKLQKSLRGIIQTLALTVESRDPYSAGHQKRVAHLACCIAEEMGLSKDRIAGVRLAALLHDIGKISVPDEILNKPGQLTDAELSVIRDHAQVGYDLLKEIEFPWSVAQIVLQHHERINGSGYPFGLPGKDILPETKILSVADVIDAMTSPRPYRQSFSLDKALNEISHNRGILYDFNVVYACLAIFNEKGFKFERQGHSNSKEKEIEVLLLKA
- a CDS encoding sigma-54 dependent transcriptional regulator; this encodes MMARILVIDDEENIRFTFESFLSDEGHEVTTAGDYDEALTILDKSDFDLIFADIVLGDKSGIDILKYIKKKNLTCPVVVITGAPDIETASDALRLGAFDYIPKPVLQNTLLRITKVALQHKALADEKEKYRTNLEAIFRSVKDAIITVDKDLFVVELNEAAKNICNLSRDSIGKSLSLLQRHCDEKCLDSLKETIKTKQPIEICNLECKHNSHPQQVVSIASYPLLDNKGIFSGAVLVVKDDTHLVDLERDMRERRKFYNIIGKSEKMQAIYSLIEDLADVQTTVLVTGESGTGKELIAEALHYTGERSHKPLVKVNCSALSENLLESELFGHVKGAFTGAAQNRAGRFQKADGGTIFLDEIGDISPRIQLQLLRVLQEKEFERVGDSNPIKVDVRVVAATNQNLREKVKCGEFREDLYYRLKVVEMNLPPLRERLEDIPQLVNHFLKKFNKKLDKDIVAISADVQKIFMNYSWPGNIRELEHTMEHAFILCHHNIITVDHLPLAFKDVMGTKSFLSKDLRPDESNIILRALEQSAWNKARAARLLGMSRRTIYRKMKEYNIGLQDK
- a CDS encoding PAS domain S-box protein — protein: MIGIRTKLILFMSSLVIIIGTFSCLFFLIHAKRQQEEALKSFGTSLVMLLAQDIEVKHALSYSQHAFLDTPVKRIKALDREGEIAYLRISGIHSVLSEEKAPWLDIEMKEIPAGKGSQNLGILLTDCILASSREAFYDFSVPVLETAFSEEVFAAQVLEIIPVKTRQYTLGFVQIGLSPDKLNKRIHKILWRSVIPMGLIIILGGISITIFLTKYIVLPLQQMAGITLDIARGDLTRTVKVYSKDEIGQLSMNFNHMTHSLKISYDELKQEIAERKRTEALLKYRARIEELLATISTYFINLAPDEVDIGINRALKMIGEFAGVDRSYVFLYSDGEEKMDNSHEWCAEGIQPQKENLKGVPVHHFPWGMEKLRQFETIHIPRVSELSDCANAERELLQSQDIQSLVIVPMIYGGSTVGLLGFDSVRRETAWTSEDITMLKMVAEIFVNALEHKRMEEMLRKANSELEMRVLERTVELSNANELLKEEIAEHKKAKDELRKYEILISEISDLPYICDASGNVLFVNRTFKKLTGHKPEEFIGKPFAPLFDEENLKKAMDFYARTLNGESLEFELLFKDTGILCEYKNLPLRDENGNIIGVIGIARDITERQRMINALRQAKVYAENLIETANVMVVGLDVMGNIQIFNKAAEEITGYKKVEVRGKNWFEIIGPRDKHPHVWLDFTKWQSGGQLIKAFENHIFTKSGRKRYISWQNSEVREQGKVTGTISFGIDITEQKRTKELVERMRLTAFVRDVGIALTEGNTLHEILRHCAEAIVNNLDAAFARIWTLNEEENVLELQASAGMYTHRNGSHSRIPVGKFKVGLIARERKPHLTNSVIDDPYISDKNWVKREGMVAFAGYPLVVQDRLVGVVAMFSRKSFSEFIFRALASASDIIALGIARKQGEETLRMSERKYRILLENLPQKIFYKDKNSIYVSCNENYARDLNIQPDEIVGKTDYDFFHKNLAEKYIADDRRIMRSGQTEDMEEKYTKEGRELIVHTVKTPIRDERGEIIGILGVFWDVTEKVALQMEAIRSRHLVSLGELAAGVAHEINNPITGIINCAQILVNKSHKGSRENDVAHRIVKEGYRIANIVKSLLYFARPTDRKEQRSAVHVREILSDTLVLIEAQLRKDSIKLTLNIPEELTRIIVYPQQIQQVFLNIISNARYALNCKYPGKHDRKILEIRAEEVTMKNCPSVKVAFYDQGTGIPANILDKVMNPFFTTKPRGKGTGLGLSISHGVISDHGGQLLIDSVEGEFTEAAVILPAVSEH